CTTAAGGTTGCATTTATAAATGCCGCAATTTGTAGTGTACTTGTTTTGGCTTACAGCTTAGTTGCCAACCCAAATCCAGAATTAGGCTACACCGTAGCTGTTTCGCTTTTCGCCGTAATAATTATTGCCAGTTTATTTGGAACACTGATTCCCCTTTCCTTAAACTTTTTGAAAATTGACCCAGCATTGGCAACGGGCCCATTTATAACCACTGCAAATGACATCTTGGGGCTTATCATTTATTTTATGATTGCCAAAGCCATTTACGGAATCTAAATAAGATTATCCGCTTCTAATAATTCAATTAACTGATTGGAGGTTACGGGCTTTACTACGAATTTGTTCACCTCCGAATATTCTCCTGCCCTTTTCTCATCTCTTCGATCCACAGATGAGGTAATCATGTATATGGTAATTTGCTCCGTTATTAGGTCTTTCATTTTTTTAAACTCATCTAAAAATTCCCATCCATTCATAATAGGCATATTGATGTCTAAAAAAACAACCTTTGGAATTACCACATCACCTAATTGGGGTAGGTTATCCTGAAGATACTGAATTGCCTCCTTGCCATTCTCGAATGACAACACAGACTTTTCTTGCTCAAGAATTTTATTTAGCTGAGCTTTTAAAATGTGTCTAAAAAGTTGATCGTCATCTATTATCGCGAATCCGGTATAAGGCATCAGGTTGTGTTTTCTATCTCAAATAAATAAAATTACCAGAACTGAGTGTTAATCCTTTCTTAAAACATTAAGTTGGTCGACATTAATCATTATGGAGCAGGAGATATTATTCATAGACAAAGTTCATCCTTCACTAGAAGAACGGCTTACAAATGAGGGCTTTAACTGTGTGGATGTTAGTAGGGTTTCCTATTTAGATTTAAAGAAATCTTATACCAATGCTATTGGACTGGTAGTGCGCAGCCGGGTGCCAATGAACGTCGAACTAATATCCACCTTTCCCAAACTTCAATTCATTGCCCGCTTTGGTGCTGGAATGGAAAATATCGATTTAAAATATTGCCAAGAAAAAGGAATTAAATGCTTTAAAGCTCCTGAGGGAAACATGACGGCCGTTGCCGAACATGCCATGGGGATGGTCCTATCACTTTTAAACCACTTTCCCCGTGCCACGAACGAAGTAAAAAATGGCATTTGGTTAAGAGCAGAAAATAGGGGAACAGAATTGGAGTCACTAACCGTAGGAATAATTGGATATGGTTACATGGGTTCTGCCCTCGCGAAAAGACTAAGTTCTTTTGGATGTGATATTTTAGTAAACGATCCCTACAAAGAAGTAACGGACAATTTTGTTAAACAAGTAGACCTAGACACCATTAAAAGGGAGTGTAACATAATTAGCCTGCACCTTCCTCAAAGCGATGAAACCCTGGGTTACATCTCCAAAATATTTATCCAAGAAATGCTTAATCCTTTCTATCTAATTAATACAGCGCGTGGAAAACACGTTGTAAGCGAAGATTTACTTGCGGGATTGCAAAGTGGTAAAATTCTCGGTGCAGCATTGGATGTTTTAGATAGAGAAAAAGCATCTTTTGAAGGAATTAAAAAAGATGCCGTTTTAAGTCAATTATTGCGTTTAAACAACGTAATTATTACCCCTCATATAGCGGGGTGGACTCACCAATCCAACCAAAAGATGGCCGATATATTACTAGATCAAATTTTGTCTATTTACAAATAAACCGGACGGTAGATCTAGTTTTTTGCTCCACCAAAATTTCCTTGCCGCGAGTAAGTTGATCAATGACCTCTTGATTAAAATGGCGGATGGTAATTAATTCGGCCCCATCGTTATACAACACCTTATACCGGTTTTTCAACTCCTCGATAAGTGGCTCCAAGTTGCA
The genomic region above belongs to Luteibaculum oceani and contains:
- a CDS encoding response regulator, with amino-acid sequence MPYTGFAIIDDDQLFRHILKAQLNKILEQEKSVLSFENGKEAIQYLQDNLPQLGDVVIPKVVFLDINMPIMNGWEFLDEFKKMKDLITEQITIYMITSSVDRRDEKRAGEYSEVNKFVVKPVTSNQLIELLEADNLI
- a CDS encoding NAD(P)-dependent oxidoreductase, with translation MEQEILFIDKVHPSLEERLTNEGFNCVDVSRVSYLDLKKSYTNAIGLVVRSRVPMNVELISTFPKLQFIARFGAGMENIDLKYCQEKGIKCFKAPEGNMTAVAEHAMGMVLSLLNHFPRATNEVKNGIWLRAENRGTELESLTVGIIGYGYMGSALAKRLSSFGCDILVNDPYKEVTDNFVKQVDLDTIKRECNIISLHLPQSDETLGYISKIFIQEMLNPFYLINTARGKHVVSEDLLAGLQSGKILGAALDVLDREKASFEGIKKDAVLSQLLRLNNVIITPHIAGWTHQSNQKMADILLDQILSIYK